The Methanoregula boonei 6A8 genome has a window encoding:
- the cysK gene encoding cysteine synthase A — MVKIYDNITQTIGNTPLVRLNRIAPKSGATILAKIESFNPMSSVKDRIGVAMIDAAEKAGLIKKDTIILEPTSGNTGVALAFVSAARGYRFTLVMPETMSIERRKLAKAFGAELVLTPGAEGMKGAVAKAEQLAAENPNYFYIPQQFKNLANPEIHRKTTAQEIWRDTGGNVDILIAGVGTGGTITGISEVIKKKKPSFCAIAVEPEASPVLSGGKPGPHRIQGIGAGFVPDVLKRELVDEIIQVKNEDAFETTRNLAKQEGILAGISSGAALYAALTVAKRKENKGKTIVVILPDTGERYLSIPDLFAAE, encoded by the coding sequence ATGGTAAAAATCTATGACAATATCACCCAGACAATCGGCAACACCCCGCTTGTCCGGCTCAACCGTATCGCCCCGAAGTCCGGTGCAACAATCCTTGCCAAGATCGAATCCTTCAACCCGATGAGCAGCGTCAAGGACCGCATCGGGGTTGCAATGATCGATGCGGCAGAAAAGGCCGGTCTTATCAAAAAAGACACCATCATCCTTGAACCCACGAGCGGGAATACCGGCGTTGCACTGGCATTCGTGAGTGCGGCCCGGGGATACAGGTTCACGCTTGTTATGCCCGAGACCATGAGTATCGAGCGCCGGAAACTCGCAAAGGCATTTGGTGCAGAACTTGTCCTCACCCCCGGTGCGGAAGGGATGAAAGGGGCAGTGGCAAAGGCTGAGCAGCTTGCCGCAGAAAACCCGAACTACTTCTACATCCCCCAGCAGTTCAAAAACCTGGCAAACCCCGAGATCCACCGGAAGACCACGGCCCAGGAGATCTGGCGTGATACCGGCGGAAACGTAGATATCCTTATTGCAGGGGTGGGTACCGGTGGGACGATCACCGGCATTTCTGAAGTCATCAAGAAGAAGAAGCCCTCGTTTTGTGCCATCGCTGTTGAACCGGAAGCATCGCCCGTTCTCTCGGGCGGAAAGCCCGGTCCCCACCGTATCCAGGGGATCGGTGCCGGCTTTGTCCCGGACGTACTCAAGCGCGAGCTGGTAGACGAGATCATCCAGGTCAAAAACGAGGACGCGTTCGAAACAACACGAAACCTCGCCAAGCAGGAAGGGATCCTTGCCGGGATCTCAAGCGGTGCGGCCCTGTATGCAGCGCTTACGGTTGCAAAACGAAAAGAGAACAAAGGCAAGACCATTGTCGTGATCCTGCCGGATACCGGTGAACGCTACCTCAGTATCCCGGACCTCTTTGCAGCGGAGTAA
- the hgcB gene encoding mercury methylation ferredoxin HgcB, producing the protein MPDSYAENTLRFYAEKCINCRRCTEVCPHGVFAEGEKTAVLGNPRACMECGACAKNCPVQAISVQSGVGCASAMIRAALKGKDMDGAECSCGGPGASSCCGGEACEEGCRTDSQEKAV; encoded by the coding sequence ATGCCTGATTCCTACGCGGAGAATACGCTCCGGTTTTATGCGGAAAAGTGCATCAACTGCCGGCGCTGCACGGAGGTCTGCCCCCACGGGGTTTTTGCAGAAGGAGAGAAGACCGCGGTGCTTGGAAACCCCCGGGCCTGCATGGAGTGCGGGGCATGTGCGAAGAACTGCCCGGTGCAGGCAATTTCCGTGCAGAGCGGGGTCGGATGTGCCTCGGCCATGATTCGTGCTGCCCTGAAAGGAAAGGATATGGACGGCGCCGAATGCAGCTGCGGGGGACCGGGTGCATCCTCGTGCTGCGGCGGTGAAGCGTGCGAAGAGGGTTGCAGGACGGATTCCCAGGAAAAGGCGGTGTAA